From a single Halorussus halophilus genomic region:
- a CDS encoding DsrE/DsrF/DrsH-like family protein, translating into MSTDTTNGSTDTDTESEVAALESRIDELESQLDSLESETEEEKKKMSIIATKGTLDMAYPPLILASTAAAFGWDVTVFHTFWGLDILHEEHSKDLQLSSVGNPSMPVPNAIGALPGMDRMTTKMMEQKIENNNTASIEELLETSLDMGVEFQACQMTIELMDYDEDNFYDGVTTGVGAATAIEDMAEADIQLLV; encoded by the coding sequence ATGAGTACCGATACTACCAACGGGTCCACAGACACTGATACCGAATCAGAAGTGGCGGCCCTCGAATCACGCATCGATGAACTCGAATCGCAACTCGACAGTCTCGAAAGCGAGACCGAGGAAGAGAAAAAGAAGATGTCGATCATCGCGACGAAGGGAACGCTCGACATGGCGTATCCGCCACTGATTCTGGCGAGCACGGCGGCGGCATTCGGGTGGGATGTAACTGTCTTCCACACGTTCTGGGGCCTCGATATCCTTCACGAAGAGCACTCGAAGGATCTGCAGCTAAGTTCGGTCGGAAACCCGAGCATGCCAGTCCCGAACGCGATTGGTGCGTTACCAGGCATGGACCGAATGACGACGAAGATGATGGAACAGAAAATCGAGAACAACAACACTGCGTCCATCGAGGAACTCCTCGAGACGTCGCTCGATATGGGCGTCGAATTCCAGGCCTGTCAGATGACGATCGAACTAATGGACTACGACGAGGATAACTTCTACGATGGCGTCACCACCGGTGTTGGTGCTGCGACAGCTATCGAGGATATGGCAGAAGCCGACATCCAACTCCTCGTCTAA
- a CDS encoding sulfurtransferase TusA family protein produces the protein MTDYEISETLDVKGQSCPMPVVKTKQSIDSLDEGAVLEVLSTDSGSMSDLGGWADTTDGVELLDQEEGDGLYKHYVRRTA, from the coding sequence ATGACTGACTACGAAATCAGCGAAACACTCGACGTGAAAGGACAGAGCTGCCCAATGCCCGTGGTAAAGACGAAACAATCCATCGACAGTCTAGACGAAGGAGCCGTTCTCGAAGTCCTCTCGACCGACTCCGGTAGCATGAGCGACCTCGGCGGTTGGGCCGATACGACCGACGGCGTCGAACTCCTCGACCAGGAAGAAGGCGACGGCCTCTACAAACATTACGTCCGGAGGACGGCGTAA
- a CDS encoding MBL fold metallo-hydrolase, translating into MTKTTSTDETVASITPTELKERIDSGQDVFILDTRSEGDFEEWKIDGENVEILNYPYFELIDGIPDELLADLPDDQQITVLCAKGGSSEMVAEHIEDEGYDVNHLENGMNGWARIYEYTELDVNTDATVAQYRRPSSGCLAYLVVSDGEAAVVDPLRAFTNEYLQDVTALGADLKYTLDTHIHADHISGLRALADETGATAVLPEAAAERGVEYGQSYKTVSDGDSLTVGDVEIEVVHTPGHTTGMTSYKVGDVLFTGDGLFTESVARPDLEDPEAAKNAAETLYESLTQKVLTYPDDTKIAPAHFSDAATAREDGTYTAELGELEETMDALTMNKDEFVDFIVSDMPPRPANYEEIIGTNLGQESPDDEKAFELELGPNNCAASEEAMTD; encoded by the coding sequence ATGACTAAAACGACCTCTACAGACGAAACGGTTGCATCGATCACGCCCACCGAACTGAAAGAGCGCATCGACAGCGGCCAAGACGTCTTCATCCTCGACACGCGCTCAGAAGGCGACTTCGAGGAGTGGAAAATCGACGGCGAAAACGTCGAGATACTGAACTACCCCTACTTCGAACTCATAGACGGCATCCCAGACGAGTTACTCGCAGACCTCCCGGACGACCAGCAGATTACGGTCCTTTGTGCGAAGGGAGGATCCAGCGAGATGGTTGCCGAACACATAGAAGACGAAGGCTACGACGTCAACCACCTCGAAAACGGGATGAACGGCTGGGCACGAATCTACGAGTACACCGAGCTTGACGTGAACACGGACGCAACGGTTGCTCAGTACCGTCGCCCATCCAGCGGTTGTTTGGCGTATCTCGTCGTTTCCGACGGCGAGGCAGCAGTCGTCGATCCGCTCCGCGCATTCACGAACGAGTACCTGCAGGACGTAACCGCCCTCGGTGCAGACCTTAAATACACGCTCGACACGCACATCCACGCAGACCACATCTCGGGGCTTCGCGCTCTCGCCGACGAAACGGGCGCGACGGCAGTTCTCCCCGAAGCGGCTGCGGAACGTGGCGTCGAGTACGGTCAGTCGTATAAAACCGTCTCGGACGGTGACTCCCTCACGGTCGGCGACGTCGAAATCGAAGTTGTCCACACGCCCGGACATACGACTGGAATGACCTCCTACAAAGTCGGCGACGTGTTGTTCACCGGTGACGGTCTGTTCACCGAGAGCGTCGCCCGACCGGACCTCGAAGACCCGGAAGCCGCGAAGAACGCGGCCGAAACGCTCTACGAGAGTCTCACCCAGAAAGTTCTGACCTACCCCGACGACACGAAAATCGCACCGGCACACTTCAGCGACGCGGCGACTGCACGTGAGGACGGTACGTACACTGCCGAACTCGGAGAGTTGGAGGAGACGATGGACGCGCTGACGATGAATAAAGACGAATTCGTCGATTTCATCGTCTCGGACATGCCGCCACGGCCAGCTAACTACGAGGAGATAATCGGCACGAACCTCGGACAGGAATCTCCCGACGACGAGAAAGCGTTCGAACTAGAGCTCGGCCCGAACAACTGTGCAGCCAGTGAAGAAGCCATGACAGACTAA